In Quadrisphaera sp. RL12-1S, a single genomic region encodes these proteins:
- the purE gene encoding 5-(carboxyamino)imidazole ribonucleotide mutase produces MGSDSDWPVMSAAAEALAEFGVPHEVDVVSAHRMPDEMIDYGRRAADRGLRVVVAGAGGAAHLPGMLAAVTPLPVIGVPVPLAHLDGMDSLLSIVQMPAGVPVATVSIGGARNAGLLAVRVLAAGGDALGARLRAAMVEFQGELRDVAHAKGARLRERRAT; encoded by the coding sequence ATGGGTTCGGACTCCGACTGGCCGGTCATGAGCGCCGCCGCGGAGGCGCTGGCCGAGTTCGGCGTGCCGCACGAGGTCGACGTCGTCTCCGCGCATCGCATGCCGGACGAGATGATCGACTACGGGCGCCGGGCCGCCGACCGCGGCCTGCGGGTGGTGGTCGCGGGAGCCGGGGGAGCGGCGCACCTGCCGGGCATGCTGGCGGCCGTCACCCCCCTGCCCGTCATCGGTGTGCCGGTGCCCCTGGCGCACCTCGACGGGATGGACTCGCTGCTGTCCATCGTGCAGATGCCCGCGGGCGTGCCGGTGGCCACGGTGAGCATCGGCGGGGCCCGCAACGCCGGGCTGCTCGCCGTGCGGGTGCTCGCGGCGGGCGGGGACGCCCTCGGCGCGCGGCTGCGCGCGGCCATGGTCGAGTTCCAGGGCGAGCTGCGCGACGTCGCGCACGCCAAGGGGGCGCGGCTGCGGGAGCGCCGCGCCACCTGA
- a CDS encoding Asp23/Gls24 family envelope stress response protein — translation MTGGTAGPARGADRLAAATAAMRQHTDHGWEQVRGDVVAAAMKAFRPSSPVRAVHAAGSFTVASEVVVTVVRRALEPLPDASADAVRLSTGEDDRLERIAVSVVAAYGAPLLSVADEVRRRTASALESVLGAGALGSAAESVVEVDVHIGGVEVDPRRL, via the coding sequence ATGACCGGCGGGACCGCGGGCCCGGCGCGCGGCGCCGACCGCCTGGCCGCCGCCACCGCCGCCATGCGCCAGCACACCGACCACGGCTGGGAGCAGGTCCGCGGCGACGTGGTCGCCGCCGCGATGAAGGCGTTCCGGCCGTCGTCGCCGGTCCGCGCCGTCCACGCGGCCGGCAGCTTCACCGTGGCCTCCGAGGTGGTCGTCACCGTGGTCCGGCGGGCGCTGGAGCCCCTCCCCGACGCCTCCGCGGACGCGGTGCGCCTGTCGACGGGGGAGGACGACCGGCTGGAGCGCATCGCCGTCTCGGTGGTGGCCGCGTACGGCGCGCCGCTGCTGTCCGTGGCCGACGAGGTCCGCCGGCGCACCGCCTCGGCGCTGGAGTCCGTCCTCGGGGCGGGCGCCCTCGGGTCTGCGGCCGAGTCCGTGGTGGAGGTGGACGTGCACATCGGGGGCGTCGAGGTGGACCCGCGGCGGCTGTGA
- a CDS encoding RNA polymerase sigma factor — protein MICSEHTARTSSHDPREHAITADDDRPPAGSEVLEERSASSIDDDVLARRARVGDRDAFAQLVDRHGPALHRYASRMLDDPSETADCLQDAFADAWRGLPGWEGRAAVRTWLFTLVTNAVRRHQSRHLRKTPKPVDDEQIRTRVGASTSGDPARIVEMEDFVRALDAALGTLPAGQRSTWLLREVEGLSYAEIAEVAATTPDVVRGRLSRARASLEVAMEDWR, from the coding sequence GTGATCTGCTCCGAGCACACGGCTCGGACGTCGAGCCACGACCCGCGGGAGCACGCCATCACCGCCGACGACGACCGCCCGCCCGCGGGCAGCGAGGTGCTGGAGGAGCGCAGCGCGTCGAGCATCGACGACGACGTGCTCGCCCGGCGCGCGCGGGTCGGAGACCGCGACGCCTTCGCGCAGCTGGTGGACCGGCACGGTCCCGCGCTCCACCGCTACGCCTCGCGCATGCTGGACGACCCCAGCGAGACCGCGGACTGCCTGCAGGACGCCTTCGCCGACGCCTGGCGCGGGCTGCCCGGGTGGGAGGGGCGCGCGGCCGTGAGGACGTGGCTGTTCACGCTGGTCACCAACGCCGTCCGGCGCCACCAGAGCCGCCACCTGCGCAAGACCCCGAAGCCGGTGGACGACGAGCAGATCCGGACCCGGGTCGGCGCCAGCACCAGCGGCGACCCGGCGCGGATCGTCGAGATGGAGGACTTCGTGCGCGCACTGGACGCGGCGCTCGGCACGCTCCCGGCCGGGCAGCGGTCCACGTGGCTGCTGCGCGAGGTGGAGGGTCTGTCGTACGCGGAGATCGCGGAGGTGGCTGCCACCACACCTGACGTCGTGCGCGGCCGCCTGTCCCGGGCGCGCGCATCCCTCGAGGTCGCGATGGAGGACTGGCGATGA
- a CDS encoding Asp23/Gls24 family envelope stress response protein: MSQTTDKTSAAVVSSAKPGALASTQGSTTIADTVVSKIAGIATREVNGVFALGGGAARAIGALRERIPGATTNHAQGVSVEVGEKQAAVDINLIAEYGVSIADLAAGVRRNVIASVERMTGLQVTEVNIDVNDVHIPSEDDEDDEPAKPARVQ; the protein is encoded by the coding sequence ATGTCCCAGACGACTGACAAGACTTCTGCCGCCGTCGTCAGCTCGGCCAAGCCGGGCGCGCTGGCCAGCACGCAGGGCTCCACCACGATCGCCGACACCGTCGTGTCGAAGATCGCCGGCATCGCCACCCGCGAGGTCAACGGCGTGTTCGCCCTCGGCGGCGGTGCCGCCCGCGCGATCGGCGCCCTGCGCGAGCGCATCCCGGGTGCCACCACCAACCACGCCCAGGGCGTCTCGGTGGAGGTCGGCGAGAAGCAGGCCGCCGTCGACATCAACCTCATCGCCGAGTACGGCGTGTCCATCGCCGACCTGGCCGCGGGCGTGCGCCGCAACGTCATCGCCTCCGTGGAGCGCATGACCGGCCTGCAGGTCACCGAGGTCAACATCGACGTCAACGACGTGCACATCCCGTCCGAGGACGACGAGGACGACGAGCCGGCCAAGCCCGCCCGGGTGCAGTGA
- a CDS encoding DUF2273 domain-containing protein: MSNAVPASWAAALAGLLLAIAGIEGGFGGLVAALVLGAIGWLIGAQVEGRIDVLGALGRRSRG; the protein is encoded by the coding sequence ATGTCCAACGCAGTTCCCGCTTCCTGGGCCGCCGCTCTCGCCGGTCTGCTCCTGGCGATCGCCGGCATCGAAGGCGGCTTCGGCGGTCTGGTCGCCGCCCTCGTCCTCGGCGCCATCGGCTGGCTCATCGGCGCACAGGTCGAAGGCCGCATCGACGTCCTCGGCGCCCTCGGCCGCCGCAGCCGTGGCTGA
- a CDS encoding Asp23/Gls24 family envelope stress response protein, whose product MTTLTDTPHSEQLAEPGQRGSLQVSERVVVAIARAAAMEVTGVATPTQNKSASKAAGGVSGITSQIGDQLTSAVGRTLPRASAQVAGDRARLSVEIALLWPHSAATVAAAVREHVAARLREYAATTTDTVAVTISTVVRDQRTTTTRRVQ is encoded by the coding sequence ATGACCACCCTCACCGACACCCCGCACAGCGAGCAGCTGGCAGAACCCGGCCAGCGCGGCTCCCTCCAGGTCTCCGAGCGCGTGGTGGTCGCCATCGCCCGCGCCGCCGCCATGGAGGTCACCGGGGTGGCCACCCCCACCCAGAACAAGAGCGCCTCCAAGGCCGCCGGTGGCGTCAGCGGCATCACCAGCCAGATCGGCGACCAGCTCACCTCCGCGGTGGGACGCACCCTGCCCCGGGCCTCCGCCCAGGTCGCCGGCGACCGCGCCCGCCTCAGCGTCGAGATCGCCCTGCTGTGGCCCCACTCCGCAGCCACCGTCGCCGCCGCCGTGCGCGAGCACGTCGCCGCGCGCCTGCGCGAGTACGCCGCCACCACCACCGACACCGTCGCCGTCACCATCTCCACCGTCGTGCGCGACCAGCGCACCACCACCACCAGGAGGGTCCAGTGA
- a CDS encoding DUF6286 domain-containing protein codes for MSTPTQTRQQTSQTSQASQNGQAGRSGAPLRPAPLPTGAGRIGWLGPLLAVLLIAVAVLLGQDAWVRLNGAQSSWLGSVISALNGLAPSAALAVPAAIAIIIGLLLLGAAFSRRKRKALVLRGDLGAHLTTRDVARLASGAARQVDGVLDASASATRRKVTVEVTTTGDGATRTAVQTDVQRALSALADAPKVTINATTADKEASR; via the coding sequence GTGAGCACCCCCACCCAGACCCGCCAGCAGACCAGTCAGACCAGTCAGGCCAGTCAGAACGGTCAGGCCGGTCGGTCCGGCGCCCCGCTGCGCCCGGCTCCCCTGCCCACCGGCGCCGGCCGCATCGGCTGGCTCGGGCCCCTGCTGGCCGTCCTGCTCATCGCCGTCGCCGTGCTGCTGGGCCAGGACGCCTGGGTCCGCCTCAACGGCGCCCAGAGCTCCTGGCTCGGATCGGTCATCTCCGCCCTGAACGGCCTGGCCCCCTCTGCGGCCCTGGCCGTGCCCGCCGCCATCGCCATCATCATCGGCCTGCTGCTGCTGGGCGCGGCCTTCTCCCGCCGCAAGCGCAAGGCCCTGGTCCTGCGCGGAGACCTCGGCGCCCACCTGACCACCCGCGACGTGGCCCGCCTGGCCTCCGGCGCCGCCCGCCAGGTCGACGGGGTCCTGGACGCCTCCGCCTCGGCCACCCGCCGCAAGGTCACCGTCGAGGTCACCACCACCGGTGATGGCGCCACCCGCACCGCCGTGCAGACCGACGTCCAGCGGGCCCTGTCGGCCCTGGCCGACGCCCCCAAGGTCACCATCAACGCCACCACCGCCGACAAGGAGGCGAGCCGATGA
- a CDS encoding amidohydrolase — MDQSPPDASPHDATAQRVDLRVEGCTALVHGVGGDEGPDGIGFAEDVDVEVSGGLITRVGPARERSEHQGAPPPAEVLDGRGFLAVPGLVNCHTHAAMVLFRGAAEDVDVHTWFNERIWPMESNLTERDVELGALLACAEMLLGGTTTFADHYFHMYAVARAVEVSGARADLGWASFSSDGEAGRERGLDFALRQRGAAGGRVTTRLAPHAPYTVSEPDLAAFAVLAREHDLPVHLHAAETAEQTRASLERSGVTPVQVLDRTGLLDVPLLVAHATGVVETDLPLLARAAERGLVGVASSPRFYLKSAHGTTPIRALRGAGVPVGMATDGAASNGDLDLWASLEVTSLVQKSLGGEADPRWMTSRQVLHHATTQSAQALHLADPGSARGAVGRLAPGHRADVALLDLSAPHLQPVHDLAATLVHAARPGDVRHVVVDGRVVVRDRRLLTVDVPAVLAELRPRLAELTRRDAGRIQTYEP; from the coding sequence GTGGACCAGTCCCCGCCTGACGCGAGCCCGCACGACGCGACGGCCCAGCGCGTCGACCTGCGGGTCGAGGGCTGCACCGCGCTCGTGCACGGCGTCGGGGGTGACGAGGGCCCGGACGGCATCGGCTTCGCCGAGGACGTCGACGTCGAGGTCAGCGGCGGTCTCATCACGCGCGTCGGTCCCGCCCGCGAGCGGTCGGAGCACCAGGGCGCCCCGCCACCGGCGGAGGTGCTCGACGGGCGCGGGTTCCTCGCCGTCCCCGGCCTGGTGAACTGCCACACGCACGCGGCGATGGTGCTGTTCCGGGGAGCCGCCGAGGACGTCGACGTCCACACCTGGTTCAACGAGCGCATCTGGCCGATGGAGTCCAACCTCACCGAGCGCGACGTGGAGCTGGGCGCCCTGCTCGCCTGCGCGGAGATGCTGCTCGGCGGGACGACGACGTTCGCCGACCACTACTTCCACATGTACGCCGTCGCCCGTGCGGTCGAGGTGAGCGGCGCCCGGGCTGACCTCGGCTGGGCCAGCTTCTCCTCCGACGGGGAGGCCGGCCGTGAGCGCGGCCTCGACTTCGCCCTGCGGCAGCGCGGGGCGGCGGGCGGCCGGGTGACCACGCGGCTCGCGCCCCACGCGCCCTACACGGTGAGCGAGCCGGACCTCGCGGCGTTCGCGGTCCTGGCGCGCGAGCACGACCTGCCGGTGCACCTGCACGCCGCGGAGACCGCCGAGCAGACCCGCGCCAGCCTCGAGCGCTCGGGGGTGACCCCGGTGCAGGTGCTGGACCGCACCGGGCTCCTCGACGTGCCGCTGCTCGTGGCGCACGCCACCGGCGTGGTCGAGACCGACCTGCCCCTGCTCGCGCGCGCCGCGGAGCGCGGCCTGGTGGGGGTGGCGTCGAGCCCGCGGTTCTACCTCAAGTCCGCGCACGGGACGACGCCCATCAGGGCGCTGCGGGGGGCGGGGGTCCCGGTGGGGATGGCCACCGACGGCGCGGCGAGCAACGGCGACCTCGACCTGTGGGCCAGCCTGGAGGTCACGTCGCTGGTGCAGAAGTCGCTGGGCGGCGAGGCCGACCCCCGCTGGATGACGAGCCGGCAGGTGCTGCACCACGCCACCACCCAGAGCGCGCAGGCGCTGCACCTGGCCGACCCGGGCTCGGCGCGCGGCGCGGTGGGGCGGCTGGCTCCCGGCCACCGGGCGGACGTGGCGCTGCTGGACCTGTCCGCGCCCCACCTCCAGCCCGTGCACGACCTCGCGGCGACGCTCGTGCACGCCGCGCGCCCCGGCGACGTCAGGCACGTGGTGGTGGACGGCCGGGTGGTGGTGCGCGACCGGCGGCTCCTCACCGTCGACGTGCCGGCCGTGCTCGCCGAGCTCCGCCCGCGCCTGGCTGAGCTGACGCGTCGGGACGCAGGGCGGATCCAGACCTACGAGCCCTGA
- a CDS encoding 5-(carboxyamino)imidazole ribonucleotide synthase: protein MTATPDATSADTPAGSPAGAPGGADDARDARDGTAGATETTFPVVAVVGAGQLARMTVPPAVGLGARLRVLATDAAESAAQVVPDVQLGSPDDLAALRRLAEGAAALTLDHEQVPTEHLRALVAEGVAVRPGPEALEHAQDKLLLRRRLDAMGVAGPAWAEVRSADDLRAFGERAGWPLVLKTPRGGYDGKGVLVVSSLEEAAAWLERAAGEPLLAEEAVRFTREVAVMVARSPSGQAAAWPVVETVQVGGVCREVIAPAPDLDDDLSAQATALALRLAGELGVTGVMAVEGFEVPVTDGGGAHGSSRFLVNELAMRPHNSGHWTIEGSVTSQFEQHLRAVLDLPLGSTEPRARWTVMVNALGGDYPDLFHSHLHVMARDPAVKVHLYGKSVRPGRKIGHVTAWGDDLDAVRARAAHAADYITGTVDG, encoded by the coding sequence GTGACCGCCACGCCCGACGCCACCTCCGCTGACACCCCCGCCGGGTCGCCCGCTGGCGCACCCGGCGGAGCCGACGACGCGCGCGACGCGCGCGACGGCACCGCGGGGGCCACCGAGACCACCTTCCCCGTGGTCGCCGTGGTCGGTGCGGGCCAGCTCGCCCGGATGACCGTGCCGCCCGCGGTGGGGCTCGGCGCCCGGCTGCGGGTGCTCGCCACCGACGCCGCCGAGTCGGCCGCGCAGGTGGTGCCCGACGTGCAGCTCGGCAGCCCCGACGACCTCGCCGCCCTGCGCCGCCTGGCCGAGGGCGCCGCCGCGCTCACCCTGGACCACGAGCAGGTCCCCACCGAGCACCTGCGCGCGCTCGTGGCCGAGGGCGTCGCCGTCCGGCCGGGCCCGGAGGCGCTCGAGCACGCCCAGGACAAGCTGCTGCTGCGGCGCCGACTCGACGCCATGGGCGTGGCCGGGCCGGCGTGGGCGGAGGTCCGCTCGGCGGACGACCTGCGCGCCTTCGGCGAGCGCGCCGGGTGGCCGCTGGTGCTGAAGACCCCCCGCGGGGGCTACGACGGCAAGGGCGTCCTCGTGGTGTCCTCGCTCGAGGAGGCCGCCGCCTGGCTGGAGCGCGCGGCGGGGGAGCCGCTGCTGGCCGAGGAGGCCGTGCGCTTCACCCGCGAGGTGGCCGTGATGGTGGCCCGCTCGCCCTCGGGGCAGGCGGCGGCCTGGCCCGTGGTGGAGACCGTCCAGGTGGGCGGCGTCTGCCGCGAGGTCATCGCCCCGGCGCCGGACCTCGACGACGACCTGTCAGCCCAGGCGACGGCGCTGGCGCTGCGCCTGGCCGGGGAGCTGGGCGTCACGGGCGTCATGGCCGTCGAGGGGTTCGAGGTGCCCGTCACCGACGGTGGCGGCGCGCACGGCTCGTCGAGGTTCCTCGTCAACGAGCTGGCGATGCGGCCGCACAACAGCGGTCACTGGACCATCGAGGGCTCGGTGACCTCCCAGTTCGAGCAGCACCTGCGCGCCGTGCTGGACCTGCCGCTGGGCTCCACCGAGCCGCGCGCCCGCTGGACGGTGATGGTCAACGCCCTCGGCGGTGACTACCCCGACCTCTTCCACTCCCACCTGCACGTCATGGCGCGCGACCCCGCCGTCAAGGTGCACCTGTACGGCAAGTCGGTGCGGCCGGGCCGCAAGATCGGGCACGTCACCGCCTGGGGCGACGACCTCGACGCCGTCCGCGCCCGCGCCGCTCACGCCGCCGACTACATCACCGGCACCGTCGACGGCTGA
- a CDS encoding GtrA family protein, with translation MQVLASSRALAGRLWRSHGRELGAFGVVGGLAFVVDVGLFNLLRFGGSGLLADQPLTAKVVSASVATVVAWAGNRWWTFRHRNRPAALRELGLFVLMNAAALLIGLAVLATSHYVLDLRGPLADNTANLVGIALGTAFRYVAYRLWVFRRPRAAGGDGRSSSDRSTVRA, from the coding sequence GTGCAGGTCCTCGCCAGCTCCCGCGCCCTCGCGGGCCGCCTCTGGCGCTCGCACGGCCGCGAGCTCGGGGCGTTCGGCGTAGTGGGCGGCCTCGCGTTCGTCGTCGACGTCGGCCTGTTCAACCTGCTGCGCTTCGGCGGCAGCGGCCTGCTCGCCGACCAGCCCCTCACGGCCAAGGTGGTGTCGGCGTCGGTCGCCACGGTGGTCGCGTGGGCCGGCAACCGGTGGTGGACGTTCCGGCACCGCAACCGGCCCGCTGCCCTGCGGGAGCTGGGCCTGTTCGTGCTGATGAACGCCGCCGCCCTGCTCATCGGCCTGGCGGTGCTCGCCACCAGCCACTACGTGCTGGACCTGCGCGGGCCGCTCGCCGACAACACCGCCAACCTCGTGGGCATCGCCCTGGGCACCGCGTTCCGGTACGTCGCCTACCGGCTCTGGGTGTTCCGCCGTCCCCGTGCCGCCGGTGGGGACGGGCGGTCCAGCTCGGACCGGAGCACCGTCCGGGCCTGA
- a CDS encoding ATP-binding protein has translation MHRRVQAATMAAVVLAVLLLGLPLCVAGLVLQTEQARTSVQVRADAVLAAASSRLATGGRVDPQVLERSARSDGRWPASVVVDLPDGSTVRAGPDTTGSTVVGHAGTADGLAVTVTAARSSLWAADAQLVVLVVGLAAGAVAAGSAVGLVQGRRLVRPLEDLAERAERLGSGQVPTTPPPSGVEEVDSVAQALVRSAAQLQARLAVERQFASDASHQLRTPLTALSMRLEEVLATTSEPAVATEAQVALEQVERLSGVVDDLLARARLQASAPREPLVLAGVLEQQRAEWRPAFERARRELVVEPLSPTTRVVAGAGPLAQALAVLLENSLVHGDGTTRVRVRASSERGGEWVVLEVSDSGPGVPPELGGRVFERAVSGASGTGLGLPLARDLVTAEGGRLELARMRPATFAVFLRAAPSRP, from the coding sequence GTGCACCGCCGCGTGCAGGCGGCCACCATGGCCGCCGTCGTCCTCGCCGTCCTCCTGCTCGGCCTGCCCCTGTGCGTGGCCGGGCTCGTGCTGCAGACGGAGCAGGCGCGGACCAGCGTGCAGGTGCGCGCCGACGCCGTGCTCGCCGCCGCGAGCAGCCGGCTGGCCACCGGCGGCCGCGTGGACCCGCAGGTGCTGGAGCGCAGCGCCCGCAGCGACGGGCGCTGGCCGGCCAGCGTGGTGGTGGACCTTCCCGACGGCAGCACCGTCAGGGCCGGACCCGACACCACCGGCTCCACCGTGGTGGGTCACGCCGGCACCGCCGACGGCCTCGCGGTCACCGTCACCGCCGCGCGCAGCAGCCTGTGGGCCGCGGACGCCCAGCTGGTGGTGCTCGTGGTGGGCCTGGCCGCCGGCGCGGTGGCGGCCGGCTCCGCCGTCGGCCTCGTGCAGGGCCGCCGCCTGGTGCGCCCCCTGGAGGACCTCGCCGAGCGCGCCGAGCGCCTCGGGTCCGGCCAGGTGCCCACCACCCCGCCGCCCAGCGGCGTGGAGGAGGTCGACTCGGTGGCACAGGCCCTTGTGCGCAGCGCCGCCCAGCTGCAGGCGCGGCTGGCCGTGGAGCGCCAGTTCGCCTCCGACGCCAGCCACCAGCTGCGCACGCCCCTCACCGCGCTGTCCATGCGGCTGGAGGAGGTGCTCGCCACCACCAGCGAGCCCGCCGTCGCCACCGAGGCGCAGGTGGCCCTGGAGCAGGTCGAGCGCCTGTCAGGGGTGGTCGACGACCTCCTCGCCCGCGCCCGCCTGCAGGCCAGCGCGCCCCGTGAGCCGCTGGTGCTGGCAGGGGTGCTGGAGCAGCAGCGCGCCGAGTGGCGACCCGCGTTCGAGCGCGCCCGCCGCGAGCTGGTGGTGGAGCCGCTCTCGCCGACCACCCGGGTGGTGGCCGGCGCCGGACCGCTCGCCCAGGCGCTGGCGGTGCTGCTGGAGAACAGCCTCGTGCACGGCGACGGCACCACCCGGGTCCGCGTGCGCGCCAGCAGCGAGCGCGGCGGGGAGTGGGTGGTGCTCGAGGTGAGCGACTCCGGGCCGGGGGTCCCGCCCGAGCTGGGCGGGCGCGTCTTCGAGCGGGCCGTGAGCGGGGCGTCGGGCACGGGGCTCGGCCTGCCGCTGGCCCGGGACCTCGTCACCGCCGAGGGCGGTCGGCTGGAGCTGGCGCGGATGCGCCCGGCGACCTTCGCGGTGTTCCTGCGGGCCGCCCCCTCGCGGCCCTGA
- a CDS encoding response regulator transcription factor produces the protein MKRVLLVEDDTAISEPLARALKREGYEVDVQSDGAGALASARRQLDLVVLDLGLPDMDGLDVARRIRADGVAVPILVLTARSDEVDLVVGLDAGADDYVSKPFRVAELLARARALLRRGDVTALQLHGRGVRLDPTARKAWKVAREGDVDDDGRPLEPGQEVPLVLAAKEYELMRVLLREVGTVVPRQVLMEEVWGLEWFGSSKTLDMHVSWLRRKLGDEAGDPQYITTVRGVGFRFERD, from the coding sequence GTGAAGCGCGTGCTGCTGGTCGAGGACGACACGGCCATCTCCGAGCCGCTGGCCCGCGCGCTCAAGCGGGAGGGGTACGAGGTCGACGTCCAGAGCGACGGCGCCGGCGCCCTGGCCTCGGCGCGGCGCCAGCTCGACCTCGTCGTGCTCGACCTGGGCCTGCCGGACATGGACGGGCTCGACGTGGCCCGCCGCATCCGCGCCGACGGGGTGGCCGTGCCGATCCTCGTGCTCACCGCCCGCTCCGACGAGGTCGACCTGGTGGTGGGCCTGGACGCCGGCGCCGACGACTACGTCTCCAAGCCCTTCCGGGTGGCCGAGCTCCTGGCCCGCGCCCGCGCCCTCCTGCGCCGCGGGGACGTCACCGCCCTGCAGCTGCACGGGCGCGGGGTCCGTCTGGACCCGACGGCCCGCAAGGCGTGGAAGGTGGCCAGGGAGGGCGACGTCGACGACGACGGCCGCCCCCTGGAGCCCGGGCAGGAGGTGCCGCTCGTCCTGGCCGCCAAGGAGTACGAGCTCATGCGCGTCCTGCTGCGCGAGGTCGGCACCGTGGTGCCCCGGCAGGTCCTCATGGAGGAGGTCTGGGGGCTGGAGTGGTTCGGCTCCAGCAAGACCCTCGACATGCACGTCTCCTGGCTGCGCAGGAAGCTCGGCGACGAGGCGGGCGACCCGCAGTACATCACCACCGTGCGCGGCGTCGGCTTCCGCTTCGAGCGCGACTGA
- a CDS encoding biotin--[acetyl-CoA-carboxylase] ligase translates to MEPVSTPGRWSDLDRPPLSAEALGRALLAPGGPLARLEVVGQVGSTNAELLARAAADPGAWPAPSVLTTDSQTRGRGRLGRQWEAPPRSGVALSLLVRPQAPVEAWGWLPLLAGVAVVGVVRDLAGLPAQVKWPNDVLVEGRKLCGILVEVLPGAVAGTGPAGVVVGVGVNATTTRAELDGGGLGGATSLRLEGAASTDRDVLVRALVRALTAELARFEAAGGDAAASGLAARAAEACTTLGRDVVVHLPGGAQLRGVAEGLDGDGRLLVRREGAAADEGPVPVSAGDVVHVR, encoded by the coding sequence ATGGAGCCCGTGAGCACCCCGGGACGCTGGAGCGACCTCGACCGACCGCCGCTGTCCGCAGAGGCGCTGGGCCGGGCCCTGCTGGCGCCCGGCGGCCCGCTGGCGCGCCTGGAGGTGGTGGGGCAGGTCGGGTCGACCAACGCCGAGCTGCTGGCCCGCGCCGCGGCCGACCCCGGGGCCTGGCCCGCGCCGTCGGTGCTCACCACCGACTCCCAGACCCGTGGGCGAGGCCGGCTGGGACGGCAGTGGGAGGCGCCGCCCCGGTCCGGGGTGGCGCTGTCGCTGCTGGTGCGCCCCCAGGCGCCCGTGGAGGCGTGGGGGTGGCTCCCGCTGCTCGCGGGCGTGGCCGTGGTGGGCGTGGTCCGCGACCTCGCGGGGCTGCCGGCGCAGGTGAAGTGGCCCAACGACGTGCTCGTCGAGGGCCGCAAGCTCTGCGGGATCCTCGTCGAGGTCCTCCCCGGGGCGGTCGCGGGAACGGGGCCCGCCGGCGTCGTCGTCGGCGTGGGGGTCAACGCGACCACCACGCGGGCGGAGCTCGACGGCGGGGGGCTGGGGGGCGCGACGTCCCTGCGCCTGGAGGGGGCGGCCTCCACCGACCGCGACGTGCTCGTCCGGGCCCTCGTCCGGGCGCTGACCGCCGAGCTGGCCCGCTTCGAGGCCGCCGGCGGGGACGCCGCGGCCAGCGGCCTGGCCGCGCGGGCCGCGGAGGCGTGCACGACCCTCGGGCGCGACGTCGTCGTCCACCTGCCCGGCGGGGCGCAGCTGCGCGGTGTCGCGGAGGGCCTGGACGGCGACGGGCGCCTGCTCGTGCGGCGCGAGGGCGCCGCGGCGGACGAGGGGCCGGTGCCCGTCTCGGCGGGTGACGTCGTCCACGTCCGCTGA
- a CDS encoding SMP-30/gluconolactonase/LRE family protein yields MPTAAQLTEPIAEHGEGPVWDADGGRLLAVDLERGDLLAVSTGGEVSTHHVADALACVRPRREGGWVVAARRRFALVDSVTDLLAGREEPRMLPPLWDDAELRFNEGGCDPQGRFFCGSMAYGDGGKGGEPVGVLWRLDPDGSARPVLDGLTIPNGLAWSPDGQRAYHVDSPSGEISLLHVAPDTGEVLDREPWVRLADVLGADPGGVPDGLVVDAEGGVWVAVNGAGAVVRLDAGGGLSERVDVGVPGVTACTLGGTGEGDDGTRGGAVLYVTTSTQGVDLDAHPASGSVFSLPVEVAALPPLRYDG; encoded by the coding sequence GTGCCCACCGCCGCGCAGCTGACCGAGCCGATCGCCGAGCACGGGGAGGGGCCGGTCTGGGACGCCGACGGCGGCCGCCTGCTCGCCGTGGACCTCGAGCGGGGCGACCTGCTGGCCGTCTCCACCGGCGGGGAGGTGTCGACGCACCACGTGGCCGACGCGCTGGCCTGCGTGAGGCCCCGCCGCGAGGGCGGCTGGGTGGTGGCGGCCCGGCGCCGGTTCGCGCTGGTCGACAGCGTCACCGACCTGCTCGCCGGCCGCGAGGAGCCCCGCATGCTCCCGCCGTTGTGGGACGACGCGGAGCTGCGGTTCAACGAGGGCGGGTGCGACCCGCAGGGCCGGTTCTTCTGCGGGTCGATGGCCTACGGCGACGGCGGCAAGGGCGGCGAGCCGGTCGGGGTGCTGTGGCGGCTCGACCCTGACGGCAGCGCCCGCCCGGTGCTCGACGGGCTGACCATCCCCAACGGCCTGGCGTGGAGCCCCGACGGGCAGCGGGCGTACCACGTCGACTCGCCCTCGGGGGAGATCAGCCTGCTCCACGTGGCGCCCGACACCGGTGAGGTGCTGGACCGGGAGCCCTGGGTGCGGCTGGCCGACGTGCTCGGCGCAGACCCCGGCGGCGTGCCGGACGGCCTCGTCGTCGACGCCGAGGGCGGCGTGTGGGTGGCCGTCAACGGCGCGGGGGCCGTGGTGCGCCTGGACGCCGGCGGCGGGCTGAGCGAGCGCGTGGACGTCGGCGTCCCCGGCGTCACCGCGTGCACCCTCGGCGGCACCGGCGAGGGGGACGACGGCACGCGCGGCGGCGCGGTGCTCTACGTGACCACCTCCACGCAGGGGGTCGACCTGGACGCCCACCCGGCCTCGGGCTCGGTGTTCAGCCTGCCGGTGGAGGTGGCCGCCCTGCCGCCCCTGCGCTACGACGGCTGA